A single Pedobacter sp. PACM 27299 DNA region contains:
- a CDS encoding PAS domain S-box protein, translated as MSTINYPQFSLDFHKNILESLEDYGVFTTDKHGIVTSWNKGAENVLGYVEQEICGQSARIIFTDEDRKNEIPEHEFTEAMEKGRGQDERYHQRKDGSLFWASGLVFPLYDNDQNHIGFTKILRNLSNRKQAEEEVLEARKYAQSIVETSKEPILILNADLSINSASKSFFNLFNLDKQEVENLNLFEVLSRSLDPQALKEQMQSYDSFENLELIQPQKQTDEEHILLVSSRKVFQTFKSIGQFLLTFEDVTSARKLEQAKEDFMNIASHELKTPISVIRSYTQLLGLELKEKSNDRVSKILKRILHQSDHLNKLTSLLLDVSAFNAGNISLNKAPFVLLELVLEIAAEITENANHQIILQEISDVRVMADRSRIAQVITNLITNAIKYSPDADIINLNLQVDDSKKTVRLSVQDYGIGISLKNQQELFKRFSRSNHKKARNIDGFGMGLYLSQEIIKAHRGQISVISEGENGSTFYFDLDVI; from the coding sequence ATGAGCACAATAAACTATCCGCAATTCAGCCTAGATTTTCATAAAAACATCTTAGAAAGCCTGGAAGATTATGGAGTATTTACTACTGATAAACATGGAATTGTAACTAGTTGGAATAAAGGAGCAGAAAATGTGCTCGGCTATGTTGAACAGGAAATATGCGGCCAGTCTGCCAGGATCATCTTCACAGATGAGGATCGCAAGAATGAAATTCCAGAGCATGAATTCACAGAAGCAATGGAAAAAGGAAGAGGTCAGGACGAGCGTTATCATCAAAGAAAAGATGGAAGTTTGTTTTGGGCCAGCGGACTAGTTTTTCCATTATATGACAATGACCAGAACCATATTGGCTTCACCAAAATTCTTAGAAACCTAAGTAACCGCAAGCAGGCAGAAGAAGAGGTTTTAGAAGCCAGAAAATATGCACAAAGTATTGTTGAGACCTCTAAAGAACCCATCCTCATTTTAAATGCTGACTTGAGCATTAATTCTGCAAGTAAATCATTTTTTAATTTATTCAATTTAGACAAGCAGGAAGTCGAAAACCTAAACCTGTTCGAGGTGCTGTCCAGATCGCTCGACCCCCAGGCGCTAAAAGAGCAAATGCAAAGTTATGACAGCTTTGAAAACCTCGAACTAATTCAGCCTCAAAAACAGACTGATGAAGAACATATATTACTGGTTTCCAGCCGAAAGGTTTTTCAAACTTTCAAATCAATCGGCCAATTTCTCCTGACATTTGAAGACGTCACATCAGCACGAAAACTCGAACAGGCTAAAGAAGATTTCATGAACATCGCCAGCCATGAACTCAAAACCCCCATTTCAGTGATCCGCTCCTATACACAATTACTAGGTCTGGAACTAAAAGAAAAAAGCAATGATCGGGTCAGCAAAATTCTCAAACGCATTCTTCATCAATCAGACCACCTCAATAAGCTCACCTCGCTGCTGCTGGATGTTTCCGCCTTTAACGCCGGAAATATTAGCCTGAATAAAGCGCCTTTTGTATTGTTAGAACTGGTCCTGGAGATCGCTGCTGAAATAACCGAAAATGCAAACCATCAAATCATCCTGCAGGAAATCAGCGACGTCAGGGTAATGGCAGATCGCAGCCGCATCGCTCAGGTGATCACCAATCTGATAACTAATGCCATAAAATACTCACCTGATGCGGACATCATAAACCTTAATCTACAGGTAGATGATAGCAAAAAAACTGTAAGGCTATCAGTTCAGGATTACGGCATAGGTATTTCTCTTAAAAATCAACAAGAACTGTTCAAGCGTTTTTCAAGATCAAATCATAAAAAAGCGAGAAACATAGACGGTTTTGGCATGGGCTTATACCTCTCTCAGGAGATCATAAAAGCACACAGGGGTCAAATAAGCGTCATCAGTGAGGGAGAAAATGGCTCCACATTCTATTTCGATCTAGATGTGATTTAA